The following are from one region of the Vidua chalybeata isolate OUT-0048 chromosome 12, bVidCha1 merged haplotype, whole genome shotgun sequence genome:
- the NCKIPSD gene encoding NCK-interacting protein with SH3 domain, whose translation MYRALYSFRSAEPNSLPFAAGETFLLLERSNQHWWLVTRAGSGETGYAPASYLQRLQVLEQDVVLQSIDRAIEAVHNAAMKNGGKYNLEQRDVLQKLIHHRKETVSRKSHSPTPQGTVMTQSSSDHHLDVSRQPNGVCRTGYERHHSLPNTEFEGEDEGLYQIPPQARRAAPVTPPPPEKRKNTQIAAPIKNAVEIIPGSASSASSISTTSLDTLYTASSVSETAVPTATSSPANTPPPVPSRSVHTTITRNLDSGSVTHSRYGTSPKDTSKSPQSKRVAPAPPAEGGTQRSHNVDGEKTSQVKKTAPPPPASLDAFSNLCLEDKKAAGVESLPAEPSGLVASVPKTIGAELIELVRRNTHLSYELSRVAIGIVIGHIQTSVPATSSIMEQILISVVESKNLSAGLPSGQICHDEQRLEVIFADLARHKDDAQQRSWALYEDENVICCYLEELLHILTDADPEVCKKMCKKNEFESVLSLVAYYQMEHRVPLRLLLLKCFGAMCNLDAAVISTLVNSVLPMELARDMQTHTQDHQKMCYSALVLAMMFSMGEPLPYHHYEHLNSQFVQFLLDVIEDGLPSDTTDQLPDLFVNVLLAFNLHIPVPEHSVIMTTISKHSNVKTFTEKLLLLLNRGDDPVCIFKHQPQPPHSVLKFLQDIFASKDTASIFYHTDMMVLIDILVRQIADLSPGDKLRMEYLSLMHAIIRSTPYLQHQHRLTDLQGILQRILGEEEEDQQCQMEKLIILEIYKEFPEISSGTS comes from the exons gtgctggagcaggatgtggTTCTCCAGTCCATTGACCGTGCCATTGAGGCTGTGCACAATGCAGCCATGAAGAATGGGGGGAAATACAACCTGGAGCAGAGAGATGTCCTCCA AAAACTGATCCATCACCGGAAGGAGACTGTGTCCCGTAAAAGCCACTCTCCCACCCCGCAGGGGACCGTGATGACTCAGTCCTCCAGCGATCACCACCTGGATGTGTCCCGGCAGCCCAACGGGGTGTGCCGGACTGGGTACGAGCGGCACCACAGCCTTCCCAACACCGAGTTCGAGGGGGAGGATGAAGGTCTCTATCAG ATCCCACCACAGGCTCGTCGTGCTGCTCCTGTCACCCCCCCACCTCCAGAGAAGCGCAAGAACACACAAATTGCTGCTCCCATTAAAA ATGCTGTTGAAATTATTCCTGGGTCAGCTTCTAGTGCCTCCTCTATAAGCACGACATCCCTGGATACCCTGTACACTGCTTCTTCTGTATCTGAGACCGCTGTCCCAACAGCCACCTCCAGTCCTGCCAACACCCCACCCCCTGTCCCGAGCCGGAGTGTCCACACCACGATCACGCGCAATTTGGACAGCGGCTCTGTGACCCATTCCCGTTATGGGACTTCCCCAAAGGATACCAGCAAATCTCCCCAGTCCAAGAGGGTTGCCCCAGCACCGCCAGCTGAAGGGGGTACCCAGAGGTCCCACAATGTGGATGGGGAGAAGACTTCTCAggtaaagaaaactgccccgCCTCCCCCTGCAAGCCTGGATGCCTTCAGCAACCTCTGCCTGGAGGATAAGAAGGCAGCTGGGGTGGAGTcgctgccagcagagcccagtgGCCTGGTGGCCTCCGTGCCCAAGACAATTGGTGCCGAACTGATCGAGCTGGTGCGCAGGAACACCCACCTCAGCTACGAGCTGTCCCGTGTGGCCATTGGCATTGTCATCGGCCACATCCAGACCTCTGTCCCCGCAACCAGCAGCatcatggagcagatcctcaTCTCCGTGGTGGAGAGTAAG AACCTGAGTGCGGGGCTGCCCTCGGGCCAGATCTGCCACGACGAGCAGCGGCTGGAGGTGATCTTTGCAGATCTGGCCAGGCACAAGGACGATGCTCAGCAGCGCAGCTGGGCGCTCTACGAGGATGAGAATGTCATCTGCTGCTACCTGGAGGAGCTGCTTCACATCCTG ACAGATGCAGACCCAGAAGTTTGCAAGAAGATGTGCAAGAAGAATGAGTTTGAatctgtcctgtcccttgtgGCATATTATCAGATG GAACACAGGGTGCCATTGCGCCTGCTGCTGTTGAAGTGCTTTGGAGCCATGTGCAACTTGGATGCTGCAGTTATCTCAACGCTTGTGAATTCCGTGCTGCCGATGGAGCTGGCCCGGGACATGCAGACTCACACACAGG ATCATCAAAAGATGTGTTACTCTGCACTGGTGCTGGCCATGATGTTCTCCATGGGGGAGCCCCTGCCATATCACCACTATG AACATCTCAACTCTCAGTTTGTGCAGTTCCTGCTGGATGTGATTGAGGACGGGCTGCCCTCGGACACCACTGACCAGCTGCCTGATTTATTTGTCAACGTCCTTCTGGCCTTCAATCTCCACATTCCAG TTCCAGAACACAGTGTGATCATGACTACAATAAGCAAGCACTCCAACGTCAAGACTTtcacagagaagctgctgctgctgctgaacagaGGAG ATGACCCAGTTTGCATCTTCAAGCATCAGCCTCAGCCACCACACTCAGTGCTGAAGTTTCTACAGGATATCTTTGCCAGCAAGGATACAGCCAGCATCTTCTATCACACAGACATGATGGTCCTGATAGACATCCTGGTGCGGCAGATTGCGGATCTCTCCCCTGGAGACAAG CTGAGGATGGAGTATCTGTCCCTGATGCATGCCATCATCCGCTCCACGCCCTatctgcagcaccagcaccgcCTCACTGACCTGCAGGGCATCCTGCAGCGCATCCtgggcgaggaggaggaggaccaGCAGTGCCAGATGGAGAAACTGATCATCTTGGAGATTTATAAGGAGTTTCCAGAAATCTCTTCTGGTACCAGCTAA